AACATCATTGAACAAAGCTCTCTATTGAGAGGCCGAGCACAAATGATGAGCTGAACAGAAGAGTCATTGTGTCCCTTTACTATATCCCCCAAAATATATTGTGCAGACTTGGCCTCAGAGCTCCATCACTGTCCTAGTTCTGGGTGTATTGACCCTCATCAAAAATGGTGAATTAAACTTAATGTATAAAGAAGACCATAGAGAGCAGTGGGTTTTCTGCATAACACACTGTCTGGCGTGAGAGTATTACAATATTACATTGattgtaatatatatttttctaacGCTACATTGCACTAATATTGTCTTTTCCTGCTCGATAAGTGGTAGGAAAACCTTATAAAGGGAATGTAGCTGATATGATTGTATTGCCATAGTCAAGAAAAGGTTTTATCTGTTATCTTGACgtaaaaacaaatgtcacaacCCCAGATCAGTATCATATTATGTCATTCATTTCCCAAGACCTTCTCTTTCATCTCTACCATTCATTCTTTCTCCGTTCTtactgcatttttctttaactccttctttaacttattttcttttacttcccAATTTTTGTCACATTCTTTTTCACTCATTGATGAGGTTTTATTTCTCTCCTTCATCCTGTATCCTGATCAAGTCTCCATGGCAAATAGAGAACAAGCTAAGTAAACTCTGTTGAAAGGTGCCTTTTTCAGAAGAGCTGCTTGTTCTCATTTGCTGCTAATGCTATAGAAAACTTAACTAATTATTCTGTTCTTTTGCTATATAGTAGTATGAATGTATGTTAACTTACTATTAAGTGGTTTCATTTGAGGATCAGGAAAGATTCCCTTTTGTTATTTCAAAATTGCCTAGTACCCTTTAGTCTTGGTGACAAACTCTTCCAGACCTCTTGTCCTTCTAGAAGCATTTATTTGGTTTCAAACTGGTTGCACTCAGAGTGAATAGGACTCAGCAATAACTGCTTAGTGTGTCATTGTCCACCAGTCATGCTTGTCTAATGAAGAAACTAGCCTCCTAGGCTACAAAGTCCCAGCTTAATTCCAGCatatgacacacaaacacataggctctgctgatatacagtatctctAGTTTTATTAATTAACATGGGAAGTGGAAAGAGATGGTTGACTTGATAAATATATAACTTGCTCCTGCCTTGTAGACCTGGCCATCATAGCAACAAGTAATGTCTCGTAAATGTCCAAACCATTCCATTCATTTTTCAACTGCGTACAGTACTATATGTATCTGTATCAGCAGACATTCAAAATGTGTTCTCAGAGTGAAACACCATAATAATCCAATATGAATGTTTCTTCTACACTTCTGTCATTTCATTTGACATTCTTTATGGGACAGTGTCCACTAATGCAAAAAGTCATTtggaacattttatttctctaaGTACTTTACCCTGTTCTTGCCATGGAAAGGGCTATGATGATGTGCTGGACTAATGCCAAAGTCCAGCACTCATCCAGATGAACTTGACTGCAAAGGGCATTTAAAGGACATGCTGCAGAGACATAAATAACTCTCTCAAGGCAACCAGTTCCATTTATCGCTCTTAGTTTCTGTAGAAAATGGTCTCCACTCTCTAGCCATATCTCTGCTCTTACTTGTTTTAGTCACCGCAACAACCTTTGAAGCAACAATTTGGGGAAAAACTGAACTTAAAGTAAAGTTTATCATCTTTTACATCACAAGCACATAAATGTGTCCCGACTACTGGCAAAGGacaaaggacacacacaggACAAGCAAGAGCTGAAATATGCAGTCATGGTGTGTTGTACAGtactttgatgtgttttttttcccaactgCAGATCAATGCTCCAGACTGCATTTGATTGAGCCCTTTGAGTAAACCGATACTAGACTTTGACTTGTTGGTACTTAAAAGATTTAAGATGATGCGATTCTTATGTATTCTtcttatgtttttcatttttcttaccCTGTGTACTCTCCCCAAAACCTGTAATCACAACATTTGGTgaaccttttccttttttttttttttttttgtaaactttTGTCCTTTTTCCCACACTAACTGCCAATACtctcctgtcttttctctccctATGCATTCACTCACTCCTCTCTTACTGCACCCCTGCAGCCATCCACAGTCTGAAGCTGAGTCGCACCCATGTGGATTGGCACAGCGTGGATGAGGTCTATCTTTACAGTGATGCCACCACTTCCAAAATTGCACGCACCGTCACTCAGAAACTGGGCTTCTCCAAAGGTCTGTAATAAAACAATGTCAACACTTTCCAGATAAAAATTTTGGATGgccaattttctgttttttgttgcaTTCCAATATCACTAGATCAGCACCTCCGCCTACTTTGTCCATCTAATGCACAAATGTCATGCTTACTACTAGATTAGCAGTGTGCAATCATTTGCTAGTACTAGTAACATCTGTTAACAgatatttaaatgtgaatgGGGACAGTCAAGTCTCTTAACTGGATTATCCAGAAAATCACACAGTGCccatctgctgtttttaggGGCTATGACTGAGTGTAACAGAAAAGATTggcaaataaaatttgaatacaggtctgatttttttcatgtgaatCAGTTCTACAATTTCCCAGCTCTATAGTTAAATCCACATACGAGGACTCCCCTGACATACAAATGGTCACTGAAGGGAAATCTCCTTAGCTCTATccaggcagcagcaaattcTACTGGCTGTCAGACAGTGACAGAAGGACTCTGTCTCACCTACTGACCTCTTTGGACACAGAACAGCACCTTGGTGTTGTTTAAACACCATCACTCAGATATTTATAGCCTTCAAGTGAACTGTTTGGAAATGTATTTAGCAATACAGTGAGGGAAATCCTGTAAAcatgttcttcgttttttttgcacaaaaaatGTAAAGCTGGTTATAATAAATGGATACTCAGCCgctgtcctctgtcctctcccAGCCTCCAGCAGCGGGACACGACTCCATCGGGGCTATGTTGAGGAGGCCTCACCTGAAGACCGACCTCCTCAGACTACGCACGTTGTTTTTGTGGTCCATGGCATTGGACAAAAGATGGACCAAGGACgtattattaaaaacactggAATGTGAGTTGCAGTTTTTGGATTTGtatgaaagttgtttttttttctgtgtgcttgcactcttcatttgttttatcttcttttcctAAAAGAATCTCTCTCATACTTCTTATTTCATCAGATTGTTTATTTCAAGTATTTCTCTTGCAGCGTTTGCATTTTGTTCTCCTCTCCCTGGTTTTCTCACACTTTTtgtgtcctgctgtttttgtgctttattcTTGGTGTTGTTAAAGTGCCTACAGTCTGGTGGCCAAGAAAGTACTATGCActgaaatttgattttaaaatcatgtgaATAGAGAGATGCACTGCTGCACAAATATAGAAACAGTGCAGGTAATATGCATGCAGCACAAGAAATGTACctgcaataaaaacaggaaaaatgaaataCTATACACATTCTAATATTAAATAAACTATGTTACACCAACAATATCAATTCACATTTCATCCTTGTGCTACTGATCATTTCTAATATAGCAAAAATCTTTATTTGGgctatgtttcaactttcagAACTGGACATCTGATAACTTGGGAATATAAAGCCAAAACTATTAGCATGGCCTGATACTGCTAGCTGACCTTTTAATCAGTCTTATCTTTTGCCTTTTAACAGCTTCATCTTTTAATGAACTCTGGAAATAGAAGATGTTTGTGTAGAAAATATAGCATTCACAAGACAAAGTCAAGAGAAAATGTCTTTCACAAACCTCTTGGAAATTTCAATGATGAAGCACAAAACTCACATCTAATAACACAGGTTGTGCAACATTGCCTTTTTGAGAGTGATAGACTGATGGCGTCTCACTGCAGCTCATCAGTGATCAGTATATTGGCTATTTATTAATTGTGAGTTATGCTCCAgccattttctatttttgcatCTTTGATTGCTTAAAGGTACAGTATATTCAGCCCAGAAAGGCACCACTATGTTGGCCAATACACAGAAGGCAGTAGTACAGAATGTGCAGACTAGatcatgtgtgtctttgttagAATTGGGCCACTACCTGCAGCTTAGCTCAGCTAAGCAGGTAAAGTAGACCAAGTCAAGCTGCAGAACACTTTACCTGATGTGTATAGCcagtttgatgttttgttttttttttttagtttatttatttaccattgttctttttttacattcattctGTCTCAGATTCATCATCAGCAGTTAAAGAGGAAATTATGGGGTTTAGAACATTGttaaattcaaaaacaaaatcaggaaCTAAAGTTCAGTTCAGATTTTTACTGTCCCTCGAGGGGAAAATTGCTGTGCAACCTagcattttaaactttaaaactgaGGAATCCCTGTGGGTGCAGTACACAAAGCTCTGTAATTCAGAACTAAAGCTCTCAGTATGTAAGTTCCCCTGCAGACACACTACTCAGTCCTGATAAGACCTGCATTAGTTGCCCCATTCAGAGTCATCTAAAAGCCTATCTCATCCTCTATTTGCCCATGTAAGAGCCCTATCTCACTGCCTTCATGTATTATTTCCTAATGTTGCCACATATAGGACCAGTCTGTGAGAGAATGAGTGCAAAGCCAGGCTCTCTAATTTATCTGCAGGGCTGGATATACATTGAGGATGTTAATCATCCACTCAGACCCTGTTATTATAACACACTGGTGCTCAGACAGTATTGTGATGatatagtttttaaattaagctaAAGACACTGTAAATATGCAACGTTATCCTGGATATTCTTTATTTGTCTATTCAGGTTGAGGGAGGGTGTGAGGAAAATGGAGGAGAAGCACTTTTCAGAGCACAATGACGAACATGTGGAGTTCCTGCCTGTCGAGTGGCGCTCCAAACTTGCACTGGAtggaggtttgtgtgtttttggcatTGAATCTCTCTTTGTGTATAAAGGAAGCATTGTCTCAGCGGAGCACGCAAAATCATAAAGGACTTCTGTCACCTGGCCCATAAGCTCTTTGCCCTCCTGCCTTCTGGGAGGCACTATAGGAGCCTCCAGACCAAGACAAGCAGGTTTAGGAATGTCTTTTTCCCCACAGCTGTTTTTTTGCTGAGCATTGCCTCCACGCAATCACACACACGTTGACTGAACACATTATTATCAGTGTATATAACCTTTTCTGCATATAACCCTTTCTGTGTACAGTTTACATATGCAAATTATTTATACAATTTATACAATAACTTCCTCATTGTATATAACTCCTTCTCTGCATACTGTTTACATATTTGCTCATTTGCACTCACAGTGTTTACCTCCCTCTGTATACTGTTTCTATAtgcaaattatttatatatttttacatattgtttatatatgCAAATTATTATATACTGATTATATATGCTATTTGCACTGTGAAAATGCACTTCTGGTTAGATGCTAACTGTATTTATTTGCCTTGTTCCCACATGTGcagtgacaataaagttgaatctaatctaatctaatctaatatactgtataactgTGATATTGGTATGTTTCTGTAGATACGGTAGACTCAATCACACCAGACAAAGTAAGAGGACTGAGAGATCTCCTCAACAGTAGTGCTATGGACATTATGTATTACAACAGCCCCCTTTACAGGGATGAGGTGAGACTAACACACTTTCAAAAACTATCATCTCTGTTGCACACTGTACTtccattaaatgttttttatttcatatcttTCTAGATCACTAAGGGCCTAACACAGGAGCTAAACAGACTGTACACGCTCTTCTGCTGCCGTAATCCTGGGTTTGAGGAGAAGGGAGGCAAAGTGTCCATAGTGTCTCACTCTCTTGGCTGCGTCATCACTTACGACATCATGACAGGATGGGATCCTGTGCGATTCTGTCTGCAGGAGCATCACGCTGTGGAAGAGGAGCTGGACCTGCGCTGGATGTCTTTTGAGGAGCGGCACCTGTTAGAGCAGCTACGGTTTACAAGAAATAGGTTGGGCTTGCTAATGTACATCGATCTCAGGGACCATATGGTTAGGTCTACGTCTTTAAGGATCCTTAAGAGATTTTTGAAGAAAGTGTAAGAGACAGTAGTCAAGACCTCAATGAAGCTtgatatataattttttatatgttttgatAACAGTTTTCAGTAGAAGGTAGTACCAAACAATGAACTAGCTGGATATATATACTGAATTTCATGTCCATTTCCATGGTATACCTTCATCATGTgctaatacatttattttttcctctaaaTTCACCATTAAACCTAGTGCTTGCCTTTTCTGGCAGACATAATACAGTGTGCCTTCACATGCTCCGTGTACAGGTGGCAAGTTCagatttctatttgtttttgtcaggcGGCAACGCATTATAATGCCTCATTATCAAATAGATGAGGCTTTTAACATACCTCCTCTGCACCACCCTCTTCCTTTTGTGTGCAATATCATTTAGTGTGTGCACGGTGAAGTAAGCCTGGAAAAAAAGGTTGAAAATGCTCTTGAGAACAAAAGGTCTCTGCAAATTATGGGTGTCTGTGTTTAGGTAACTGTGTGTATTAGAAATTCTAATTCAAATGTCTAAGACACACTGCTTTTGTTCTCAACAGGTTACGAGAGCTGGAAAATCAGTTCCTTACGCTGGAGGCCTCTAAACCTTCAGCACCCCCAGCCCTCAAATTTAAAGTAAGATTGTTACTAATCTGTACAGAATGTACAATATTCTGAATATATAAAAAGTATGGAGAGCCACAAAATGGCATTTCCTTATACAAATATTTGTCATGGTACTTTCATGAGCCATGTTGTATCACTGAATGAAACATGAATGCTTCAGACCAGTTTCAGTACCAGAGACTTCCATAAAGATGTTTATATAGACTTTTTACCTTTTGTCTTCAGGTGGAGAACTTTTTCTGCATGGGATCtcctctgtcagtgtttttggcACTAAGAGGGATCCGCCCTGGTGCTAGCTGCCATCAGGACCACATCCTGCCCACCTCCATTTGCAGCCGGCTCTTCAATGTTTTCCACCCCACAGACCCTGTGGTCAGTTACCCTGGATTACCTCAATCCATGCGGATGCTCTGTGTCAATCAATCATGGGTTATGACAACTGGTCAAGATTGTCTTTCCtgtttgccttttcttttctgtactTCATGagttttctttgctcttttcaGGCCTACAGACTGGAGCCCCTCATCCTCAAGCACTACAGCAACATCACACCTGTTCAGATACACTGGTAGGAACTTCACGTCTTCTACCACTCGGCTATCCATGTAAACGCAGagaatgttttcagtctttgtaaAGTATGTAAATATTTGTGGTTTGTTAACTTAATCAGGTGTAGCGCTACCAACCCTACACCATATGATGAGATCCGGCCAACTTTCCTGAATCCAGTCAAAGACCCGACTTCTGACAGTGAGAGCATCCCCAGTCCAAGCACTTCTCCTGTCCTCCCCCGCAGGCACTATGGGGAGTCCATCACTAGCCTGGGAAAGGCCGGCATACTGGGTAAACCATTACAATAATTTTATCTttatgaaacacattttaagatGCTGAAACTGTTTTCTGTAAACAAATTGATAAAATGATAAGAGTTGAAAAGATCTGTGTACTGTGTCAACAGTGCCTACCTGTGGAGAGATAAAGAATTAAAAATTagataaacataaaattaataCTCTTTCTCTATTTGTCTTGTGATTCACATCCCATCCTCTCCCCGTTTCACACATTCTCAATGCAGGAGCTGCAAGCATAGGAAAGGGCATTGGAGGCATCCTCTTCTCACGTTTCTCCCGCTCCAACAGCCAGCCCACAGTGTCCTTAGGACTTGAGGGAGGGACAAacactgaggaagaggagcagaagcGAACAGAAAGCCAGTCAGCGTACGGCCTCTCCACCATGACTCGACCCACGTCACCAACTCCAGACACATCATGTTAGTTAACCTACCTGTCTAACACTAAACTATTATAGAGAAAGTCTCCTTTTGTtaaaactttacttttaaaGGGTGTTGGGGTTATACTCATTAACTCACAAATGACTTTCTGTCTTACAGTGGAACTGGAGCGTCGCATTGACTTTGAACTCAGAGAGGGTCTGGTGGAGAGTCGCTATTGGTCAGCAGTGACCTCACACACAAGCTACTGGTGCTCACATGACATAGCTCTCTTCCTGTTGACCTTCATATACAAACAGAAGACTACTCCCACTGAACCAGTAGAAGATCCAACAGAGCCAGACTGATCCAGCCGGTTTGTCACAATGCACTCACTTGAATGGTGTCTTATAACCCTGAAAGAGTGTGCCATAATCTAGACAAGGCACAAAAAtatgcttatttatttttcttgcacACAGACTCCTCTGATACAatcatccttttttttccctgtatCTCCCTGTGACCTAACTCTCTTAAAACTTCAAAGCATTAATGGCAACCTGCCATCTCTCCAagatgttcatttttgtttttttgtgcagtttgtaCACAATCACTCACCCTAAAGGTGCCAGTGTTGGAACAGGAAGCCCTAAAGAGGTGCTTACTTTGCCAGTATGACCACAAGCTGCATATGAGTATGGAATATGAGTCTGATTTATTTGCAGGAGTTCTTACCTTATCCCCAAGTCGTCAACCTTAACTCAAACAGCTGTCACCTGCTGATAAAGTGTCTATAGGTTTCCTATTAGTCAGAGCTTCAGCCTCTCTGCCACACACTCGGTCTGGAACCTTGGGACATACTTGCCTGGCATGTAGCTTAGTCACTGAGGCTTTGGCCTCTGTGTCTAATCtctttaacttttttatttaaaagagagaaaaataattatCATGTCaatattcttaaaaaaaaactttagtttTCACACGTAAAAAATGTAATACTGAGCACATGCAATGCCTTTCAAAATTAGCCAAAAAATGTTACTCATGTACAAACAAAATTCTAGGGCATTATCCCTTTAATAATTTTTTGCCAGTATAAGGAGAGGTATAATAaacttttttgggggggttgtTTTTATTACTTAAGTTCATGTTTGCCTCTTAACATTGTTTAgatgtgaaatttaaaaagtaaaaatgattaaagcgccagtgttttttttgttttgtttttttttatacagtactACGTTCATTATATATTAGACTTCAGTAACTGACCGTGAAATTTTTTGTTGTAGTATCAGGGACAGAACGTCTCTTACTAACACAGTTGCAGCTGAACACCATACTGGATATCTTTAGTTGTGACATTTATGTACAGAGGTTTACAACCCCATGAGGCTCGTGTCATGACAGGCATATCTACGCTCTTCAGCAAGAGCCAGGCATGTATAGTTATTTTCTTACACAGAGTTTATAAATCCAAAATCTCTTAATGCCATTTACTAGACAAGAGGTCACTGAAAACAAACGCGgtaattcaaattaatttccGTGCTTCTTGATTAAGGATAAGTTATGTTGAAAAAGTTCTGTGCTCATCTTTATATCAATATCCAGATCAAATCAGCGGTACAAGctgtattttttcttaaaaacaaatgaatatttttccTAATGATTCAAGTTCTTGTGGGTATAAATATGGGTTGTGGGAAAATTGTATTCAAACTTGTGGCCATATAACATTTATGTGTCTAACTGCTTAACTGCACAATGTAATTGGCCTAGGGTAAAAGTAGTTTTTGTGATACATTGCACATTTTGTTCGCCTATTTGTGAATTGTTGACTAATTCACATTTTCCCTTAGGAGCAGTTGACTTGCTTGtcagattgtgtttttgtttgtatttcttcAGTCTTAACAACCTGGGTTTTCTGTTATCTCCAAAAAGAAACATGTAAAACTGTCTCAGGAGacagttttacatgttttaagaACAAAAAGACACTGCAGAGTGTCAAGACATATTGAGAAATATGaatttctgattaaaaaaaatgcatttatgatTGATGGATTTCGAATGAAATCTTTTGGAAAACATTTGCTGCAGATGAAATAGAACTACcctaatgttaatgtttaaggAGTTGTGACATGTGACATAAGACTTGATTATTGTCAGTGTCgattgtttttgtgttctaCTTGTCATAATATCATAGTTGTCAGAGAGCTTTTAATAATTTCTTATGGCGTAAGCTGCTGCTTTACTGTTTCAAACAATCAAGGGCTGCTGTTGATTGGTCTACTATTAAATAGAAGGTTATTGGTGTTTaatgtctgtgttgtgtgtacAAAAGCCTACCAACTAAAACCAGGCTGCCTTTTAGTTGACCAGATGGCTGATCAGGACATAGTATGGAAGCAGGGACCACTATGGGAGCATGATATGAACATGTTTCTAAATTTGACCTGGAGGATTGTGCAAATATTCACCAGCtatgaaatacacagaaattatGTAGAAAACAGTCCACTGTTgactttattcattcatttttgctAACCATGTTTTACATTGCAGCAATAGCAATTTTAATGACTTGAACAGCAGGCATGCaatggaaaatacagtaatagcTCCACTGTCTCTGcatttttatgtcacattatATGGGTTCAGACACAGCGAATATGTGTGTATTGAGGATAACAATGTTTCTGCCA
The nucleotide sequence above comes from Mastacembelus armatus chromosome 22, fMasArm1.2, whole genome shotgun sequence. Encoded proteins:
- the ddhd1a gene encoding phospholipase DDHD1 isoform X2, translating into MSSFNIVTQTSTLSSALTTGSVNSANSNNRQWDLGIDVFSYCHEMSPMDDTMQAGMSSVQPGLDGHLPLLHAGHHGAQGGLLLDLNSPGSYIDSSSLEYSDSDANSAGPLFERRKRSRSNSSRHRFNDVVTELGPEEVRWFYREDKKTWKPFVGHDSLKIELTFRKYCELNPGAIGSRVSPGEEESGNNNADSGGLNGAVPVETNNSSVHGGRGALDTSTVSLEERDSESIEVNVEPVCVRGGLYEVDIKERECYPVYWKQQDHIPVMRGQWFIDGTWLPLEEEESDLIEQEHLNHFRGQQMQDTFETDLVVKTVDSKDVLSHLPPFYLPFLFKWSGYQTSAKATCHKRKRCQAIHSLKLSRTHVDWHSVDEVYLYSDATTSKIARTVTQKLGFSKASSSGTRLHRGYVEEASPEDRPPQTTHVVFVVHGIGQKMDQGRIIKNTGMLREGVRKMEEKHFSEHNDEHVEFLPVEWRSKLALDGDTVDSITPDKVRGLRDLLNSSAMDIMYYNSPLYRDEITKGLTQELNRLYTLFCCRNPGFEEKGGKVSIVSHSLGCVITYDIMTGWDPVRFCLQEHHAVEEELDLRWMSFEERHLLEQLRFTRNRLRELENQFLTLEASKPSAPPALKFKVENFFCMGSPLSVFLALRGIRPGASCHQDHILPTSICSRLFNVFHPTDPVAYRLEPLILKHYSNITPVQIHWCSATNPTPYDEIRPTFLNPVKDPTSDSESIPSPSTSPVLPRRHYGESITSLGKAGILGAASIGKGIGGILFSRFSRSNSQPTVSLGLEGGTNTEEEEQKRTESQSAYGLSTMTRPTSPTPDTSLELERRIDFELREGLVESRYWSAVTSHTSYWCSHDIALFLLTFIYKQKTTPTEPVEDPTEPD
- the ddhd1a gene encoding phospholipase DDHD1 isoform X1, with product MSSFNIVTQTSTLSSALTTGSVNSANSNNRQWDLGIDVFSYCHEMSPMDDTMQAGMSSVQPGLDGHLPLLHAGHHGAQGGLLLDLNSPGSYIDSSSLEYSDSDANSAGPLFERRKRSRSNSSRHRFNDVVTELGPEEVRWFYREDKKTWKPFVGHDSLKIELTFRKYCELNPGAIGSRVSPGEEESGNNNADSGGLNGAVPVETNNSSVHGGRGALDTSTVSLEERDSESIEVNVEPVCVRGGLYEVDIKERECYPVYWKQQDHIPVMRGQWFIDGTWLPLEEEESDLIEQEHLNHFRGQQMQDTFETDLVVKTVDSKDAIHSLKLSRTHVDWHSVDEVYLYSDATTSKIARTVTQKLGFSKASSSGTRLHRGYVEEASPEDRPPQTTHVVFVVHGIGQKMDQGRIIKNTGMLREGVRKMEEKHFSEHNDEHVEFLPVEWRSKLALDGDTVDSITPDKVRGLRDLLNSSAMDIMYYNSPLYRDEITKGLTQELNRLYTLFCCRNPGFEEKGGKVSIVSHSLGCVITYDIMTGWDPVRFCLQEHHAVEEELDLRWMSFEERHLLEQLRFTRNRLRELENQFLTLEASKPSAPPALKFKVENFFCMGSPLSVFLALRGIRPGASCHQDHILPTSICSRLFNVFHPTDPVAYRLEPLILKHYSNITPVQIHWCSATNPTPYDEIRPTFLNPVKDPTSDSESIPSPSTSPVLPRRHYGESITSLGKAGILGAASIGKGIGGILFSRFSRSNSQPTVSLGLEGGTNTEEEEQKRTESQSAYGLSTMTRPTSPTPDTSLELERRIDFELREGLVESRYWSAVTSHTSYWCSHDIALFLLTFIYKQKTTPTEPVEDPTEPD